From one bacterium genomic stretch:
- a CDS encoding GNAT family N-acetyltransferase, protein MLDINFKLFPLLSTVRLNLRQARLDDAYALFGLRSDPRVMEFMDKPLMVSLDEAGEMIRKIQTEFDANESITWAISLKDQKEMIGTIGFWKIIKEHHRAEIGYLLHPDYWGKGLMQEALMPVLDYGFRVMRLHSVEANVNTGNAVSMRFLEKNGFVREAHFKENYYFNGQFLDSFIYSKLTPEAK, encoded by the coding sequence ATGCTGGATATTAATTTCAAACTCTTTCCGCTCTTATCAACCGTGCGGTTGAATCTACGACAGGCTAGACTTGATGATGCTTATGCATTATTTGGTTTACGCTCCGATCCCCGGGTAATGGAATTCATGGACAAGCCGCTGATGGTGTCCCTTGATGAAGCGGGGGAGATGATCCGTAAGATACAAACCGAATTCGATGCAAATGAAAGTATCACGTGGGCCATTTCACTCAAAGATCAAAAGGAGATGATTGGCACGATCGGGTTCTGGAAGATCATAAAAGAACATCACCGCGCGGAGATCGGCTACCTGCTTCATCCGGATTACTGGGGCAAAGGGCTGATGCAGGAAGCGTTGATGCCCGTACTTGACTACGGTTTCCGCGTCATGCGGCTCCATTCCGTCGAGGCCAATGTCAATACGGGCAATGCCGTATCTATGCGGTTTCTTGAAAAAAACGGCTTCGTGAGGGAGGCCCATTTTAAGGAAAATTATTATTTCAACGGGCAGTTTTTGGATTCGTTTATTTATTCGAAATTGACGCCAGAAGCAAAATGA